The following are encoded in a window of Palaemon carinicauda isolate YSFRI2023 chromosome 31, ASM3689809v2, whole genome shotgun sequence genomic DNA:
- the LOC137624668 gene encoding uncharacterized protein codes for MKTEHESRINQWRLSVAHHHENDPSAMWTLDPVEHTRGLECLSTPMEVHSRTLDPTSTPFAPRHATFEPSVTDPLTNNSQVLTALECTLASSNELARTTLLPPTKLERFGGDFTKFNWFKMSFKWYIENNTSDPERRLNHLYHILDGPPRNLVEHCLHLSPTTGHDEAWKQLSEFYGREVDATEAFIRQLLEWKEIPAGDSEGLMNYASYLKKVKAALDANYTRIELQ; via the coding sequence TGACCCAAGTGCTATGTGGACATTGGACCCTGTAGAACATACAAGAGGACTAGAATGCCTTTCTACACCCATGGAAGTCCACTCACGGACATTGGATCCCACCTCAACTCCTTTCGCACCACGACATGCCACGTTTGAACCCTCTGTCACTGACCCCTTGACCAACAACTCTCAAGTGCTTACGGCACTTGAATGCACTCTTGCTAGCAGCAATGAGTTGGCGCGGACAACGCTGTTACCACCTACTAAACTTGAGCGCTTTGGAGGCGACTTCACCAAATTTAATTGGTTCAAGATGTCCTTCAAATGGTACATTGAGAACAATACCTCGGACCCCGAGCGCAGGCTGAACCACTTGTATCATATCCTAGATGGGCCTCCGAGAAACTTGGTTGAGCACTGCTTGCACCTGTCACCGACAACTGGGCACGATGAAGCTTGGAAGCAGCTGAGTGAATTCTACGGCAGAGAAGTCGATGCTACCGAAGCTTTTATTCGTCAGCTTCTCGAATGGAAGGAAATCCCAGCAGGTGATAGCGAAGGTTTAATGAACTACGCTTCTTACCTAAAGAAGGTGAAGGCAGCACTGGATGCAAATTACACTAGAATTGAGCTGCAATAA